The following coding sequences lie in one Apium graveolens cultivar Ventura chromosome 1, ASM990537v1, whole genome shotgun sequence genomic window:
- the LOC141659766 gene encoding uncharacterized protein LOC141659766 gives MGNCTSSKRIEASVATGVYRPALDFDINNIEEPWRTTDQDQHEEDEDEENEHELKKVASSPVALDKLNKSLEGDQEAPPPTWEQVKKDLEFIKPTLQPTIPKPTAVMPPKPALPVAPMPVKKIKRKSFSFHTLEELDTKRPSSNTKPDGDVTTGFRKIESMNDVNDFSAVKAGLRKASSVKQGSDSRLGSTQQPGVEMEGFKPVRQNIFLLKDRMERQKEGKEPGFLRRDPLSDYQELCPPGGADLVVVYTTSLGGVRRTYEDCYKVRSILELHRVVFDERDVSLHGDFLSELKDLVGEGAAVPRLFVKGRYIGGVDEVVNLNETGKLRRIWNYVGVERGSGRQGCEGCGGARFVPCLDCGGSCKVVVVVEGKTQKQKCPECNENGLMHCPACL, from the coding sequence ATGGGCAATTGTACGTCTTCCAAACGGATTGAGGCCAGTGTTGCCACTGGTGTATACAGGCCTGCCCTTGACTTCGATATTAACAACATTGAAGAACCATGGCGTACGACAGACCAGGACCAACATGAGGAAGATGAGGATGAGGAAAATGAACATGAATTGAAGAAAGTGGCATCATCCCCTGTAGCTTTAGACAAGCTTAACAAGTCCCTTGAAGGTGATCAAGAAGCTCCTCCTCCTACTTGGGAGCAAGTAAAAAAAGACTTGGAATTCATCAAGCCTACCTTACAGCCTACCATCCCGAAACCTACAGCAGTGATGCCTCCTAAACCTGCCTTGCCTGTTGCTCCGATGCCAGTGAAAAAGATCAAACGCAAGAGCTTCTCCTTTCATACGTTGGAAGAACTCGATACCAAAAGGCCTTCGTCTAATACAAAACCCGACGGTGATGTAACTACTGGCTTCAGGAAAATTGAATCCATGAATGATGTCAATGACTTCAGCGCGGTGAAGGCTGGTTTGAGGAAGGCCAGTTCCGTCAAGCAGGGCTCTGATTCAAGACTCGGGTCAACTCAACAGCCTGGGGTGGAAATGGAAGGGTTTAAGCCTGTGAGACAGAATATATTCTTGCTCAAAGATCGTATGGAAAGACAAAAAGAAGGGAAGGAGCCAGGGTTCTTGAGGCGAGACCCGCTGAGTGATTACCAAGAGCTCTGTCCACCAGGTGGAGCCGACTTGGTTGTAGTCTACACAACATCATTAGGTGGTGTAAGGAGGACTTACGAGGACTGCTACAAAGTAAGGTCGATATTAGAGCTGCATCGTGTGGTGTTTGATGAGCGCGATGTGTCATTGCATGGCGATTTTCTCAGTGAATTGAAGGACTTAGTTGGAGAAGGAGCTGCAGTTCCGAGGTTGTTTGTCAAGGGAAGATATATAGGAGGAGTGGATGAGGTAGTAAATTTGAACGAAACTGGTAAGCTAAGGAGAATATGGAACTATGTTGGGGTCGAAAGAGGGAGTGGACGTCAGGGCTGTGAAGGGTGCGGTGGAGCACGGTTCGTCCCGTGTTTAGACTGCGGTGGAAGCTGTAAAGTGGTGGTGGTTGTGGAGGGGAAGACTCAGAAGCAGAAGTGTCCTGAATGTAATGAAAATGGTTTGATGCATTGTCCTGCTTGTTTGTAA